The following proteins are encoded in a genomic region of Candidatus Dechloromonas phosphoritropha:
- the pglZ gene encoding BREX-1 system phosphatase PglZ type B yields the protein MPDLQSLLPELFVLGSYAPEKRSGPALWLRCIEARLVDGAPAGGTTPIFYLPGISRETLRAAEDCPQELVALVDLQYRGMMWLHVNGKEWTPFAFLVSSHGGLNLDVAKDQATLDALAGALPTLLVEPLTQLQGKRLDSEYFNGLVAPDATGLLLRWLGDPEAFKQRRSVVEWKAFCQQCKSDFSFDPDKDGPLKAAQLLSGRGNPWNKVWQRFAEAPANYSGVVEWLKRAAPKAPSLFDTAEVWPNINESEERRLQQALESLVDRPQDEVISRVAVLEAEHAGRRRYPWQRLGLSPLATALEPLAQLAGLCQITHGAPTPDAYAAFYASAGWRVDAAALAALAACGSPEQHGAVLGIVRAVYLPWLDGTARHLQQLIRDNGQSVSKRAPPIETAAGGWSCLQMVCGWTLPSSWRSN from the coding sequence TTGCCGGATTTGCAGTCCCTGCTGCCGGAGTTGTTTGTGCTCGGCAGTTATGCGCCGGAAAAACGCTCCGGCCCGGCGCTGTGGCTGCGCTGCATCGAGGCGCGGCTCGTTGACGGTGCGCCCGCTGGCGGAACCACGCCGATTTTCTACCTGCCAGGCATCAGCCGGGAGACGCTGCGGGCCGCCGAAGATTGTCCGCAGGAACTGGTGGCGCTGGTTGATTTACAGTATCGCGGCATGATGTGGCTGCACGTGAATGGCAAGGAGTGGACGCCTTTCGCGTTTCTGGTGTCCAGCCACGGCGGTCTCAATCTTGATGTGGCCAAGGATCAGGCGACGCTCGATGCGCTGGCCGGTGCGTTGCCGACCTTGTTGGTCGAACCGCTGACCCAGTTGCAGGGCAAGCGTCTGGATTCGGAGTATTTCAACGGGCTGGTGGCGCCGGATGCGACAGGGCTGCTGCTGCGCTGGCTGGGTGATCCTGAGGCGTTCAAACAGCGTCGCTCGGTAGTGGAATGGAAAGCCTTCTGTCAGCAATGCAAGTCGGATTTCAGCTTTGATCCGGACAAGGACGGCCCACTGAAGGCGGCTCAACTTCTTTCCGGACGGGGCAATCCATGGAACAAGGTCTGGCAGCGCTTCGCCGAGGCACCCGCGAATTACTCAGGCGTTGTCGAATGGCTGAAGCGGGCCGCGCCCAAAGCACCGTCCCTATTCGATACCGCCGAGGTCTGGCCGAACATCAACGAAAGCGAAGAGCGAAGATTGCAGCAGGCGCTGGAGTCGCTGGTGGATCGGCCGCAGGACGAGGTCATCAGTCGCGTTGCCGTATTGGAGGCGGAACATGCAGGCCGGCGCCGCTATCCTTGGCAGAGGCTGGGCCTGAGTCCCTTGGCAACGGCGCTCGAACCCTTGGCGCAACTGGCCGGATTGTGCCAGATCACCCACGGCGCGCCGACCCCGGATGCGTATGCGGCGTTTTATGCCAGCGCGGGCTGGCGGGTCGATGCCGCTGCCCTGGCTGCCCTGGCAGCGTGTGGGTCTCCAGAACAGCACGGCGCGGTGTTGGGCATTGTGCGGGCCGTTTATCTGCCCTGGCTCGATGGCACGGCACGCCATCTGCAACAACTCATCCGCGACAATGGGCAGTCGGTATCGAAGCGCGCCCCGCCCATCGAAACGGCGGCGGGCGGTTGGTCATGTTTGCAGATGGTCTGCGGATGGACGTTGCCCAGCAGTTGGCGCAGCAACTAG
- a CDS encoding ArsR family transcriptional regulator, with amino-acid sequence MNFFDPAEKALLQTMQRGEFNIHGWRRADLLSYLKLTPSAMSRQLARLRTLGLIKKVTHTYRYYLTRLGRSVVAAACSLTRFNIVPTMACAS; translated from the coding sequence GTGAACTTCTTTGATCCTGCCGAGAAAGCCTTGCTGCAAACCATGCAACGCGGCGAGTTCAACATTCACGGTTGGCGTCGTGCCGATCTTCTCAGCTATCTGAAGCTCACTCCGTCCGCCATGTCGCGCCAACTTGCCCGACTGCGTACGCTCGGCTTGATCAAGAAAGTCACTCATACCTATCGCTACTACCTCACTCGATTGGGACGTTCAGTCGTCGCTGCGGCCTGCTCATTGACCCGCTTCAACATAGTGCCAACCATGGCTTGCGCATCCTGA
- a CDS encoding site-specific integrase: MTAHNADNERIKRRYFAYLKEAMRHSEPTVDAVAKALARFEADTKHRDFKAFHFEQAIAFKRHLGEQKAQRSGEKLSKATLNATFAHVKRFSHWLAGQPGYKSRLQYSDADYFNLSEKDVRVATARREQAGPTVEQVKHVIAMMPTESAIQRRDRALIAFTLLTGARDSAIASLKLKHVDLVAGCVHQDAREVRTKFSKTFTTYFFPVGDEIRRIVEEWVAFLQAEMLWGNDDPLFPATNIALGDSRQFEAVGLKRAHWSSAARIRTIFLEAFASAGLPYFNPHSLRNTLVRFGQSVCKSPEDFKAWSQNLGHDKVLTTFLSYGQVESRRQGEIIRGLGTPQLAAQSDVSVLAKALARELRDSGIGTLVDST, translated from the coding sequence ATGACAGCGCACAACGCCGACAACGAACGGATCAAGCGCCGATACTTCGCCTATTTGAAAGAAGCGATGCGCCACAGCGAGCCGACGGTGGACGCGGTCGCAAAGGCCTTGGCGCGGTTCGAGGCCGATACCAAGCACCGTGATTTCAAGGCGTTTCACTTCGAGCAGGCCATCGCATTCAAGAGGCACCTGGGCGAGCAGAAAGCCCAACGATCCGGGGAGAAGCTGAGCAAGGCGACCCTGAACGCCACCTTCGCGCACGTCAAACGATTCTCCCACTGGCTCGCTGGGCAACCGGGCTACAAGTCGCGCCTTCAATATTCCGACGCGGATTATTTCAACCTGTCGGAAAAGGACGTGCGCGTTGCGACGGCCAGGCGGGAGCAGGCGGGGCCGACTGTGGAACAGGTGAAGCACGTCATCGCCATGATGCCGACCGAGAGCGCGATCCAGCGCCGCGACCGCGCCCTCATCGCGTTCACGCTCTTGACCGGCGCACGAGACAGCGCCATCGCCTCGCTGAAGCTGAAGCACGTCGACCTCGTCGCCGGCTGCGTCCATCAGGACGCGCGTGAGGTTCGGACCAAATTCAGCAAAACCTTCACAACGTACTTTTTCCCGGTTGGGGATGAGATTCGCCGAATTGTCGAGGAGTGGGTGGCGTTTCTTCAGGCTGAGATGCTCTGGGGCAATGACGATCCGCTCTTCCCGGCGACAAATATCGCACTGGGCGACTCTCGGCAGTTTGAAGCGGTCGGTCTGAAACGGGCACATTGGAGCAGCGCTGCGCGAATTCGCACGATCTTCCTGGAAGCCTTCGCCAGTGCCGGGCTGCCGTACTTCAACCCGCACAGCCTTAGAAATACTCTCGTTCGGTTCGGACAGTCGGTCTGCAAGTCCCCGGAGGATTTCAAGGCTTGGAGCCAGAATCTTGGCCATGACAAGGTTCTGACTACCTTTCTTAGCTATGGTCAGGTCGAGAGCCGCCGGCAGGGCGAGATCATTCGTGGTTTGGGGACACCACAACTCGCCGCGCAGTCAGATGTCAGCGTGCTTGCCAAGGCGCTGGCCCGTGAGCTGCGCGATTCGGGCATAGGAACGCTGGTCGATAGCACCTGA